In Planococcus versutus, the DNA window GTCTATGGGAAGCGCGTCATACATTGGCTTATGCCTATATTCATAGCCATCCTGGAAAAAAGATGATGGTAACCGATGTATGTCTGCCAATTTCAGAATTAGCAGGAGCTGTCGGACATGCGCGTGAAAACTTGGTGGCATTAGATTTACCTGGAGGAGTCGTTGGGCATGTCGGAGATGGCAACTTCCATGCACTGATCATGATGGATATGAATAATGCAGAAGAAGTAGCAAAAGCACAAGAGTTTAACGAACGCATTGTGTTGTATGCACTTGAAAGAGGCGGTACATCTACAGGAGAACACGGTGTTGGAATTGGTAAGCAGAAATACCAACAACAAGAACACGGACATGCACTTGATGTTATGGAGAAAATAAAAGCTGCACTAGATCCAGCAAATTTACTGAATCCTGGTAAGAACGTCCAATCAGCAACCAAAAGAATCGAATAATATAGAAGCATTGCCTACACTGAGTCATATTACTAGAAACTGTTTTGCAGTCTGGTAATTTTAATGGCGCTTGTTGTTTTGTTATTCCCATGCGTCTAGAACTTACCGAAAAAAGTAGATCGTGTTTAATGCTTTCTGTATTGTAGTAACCCGTAATCAGGACAGTTCTGACTGCGGGTTTTGTTTAGATGGAAGGAAAGTTGTGAAAGTAACCGATAAATAGCTTACACTTTAGGAAGAACCGTAGAATTCGAGCATTACGTGAGGAGGACAATCATGAAGATCGGAATTATTGGAACCGGTAACATTGCAGCCTATTTACTAGAACAAGTAAACAGTAATCAGATGGTCGAAGGGAAAGTCATAGCCGTTTTTGGCCGCAATCAAAAAGTAGGATCACACTTGAGCGAGCAATTTGGTGTGGACTTTCATACCGACATTCACGAATTTTTAGAAACACCACTTGATATCGTCGTAGAAGCAGCGACGATAGAAGTGGCGGGTTTATATGCTAAAGAAGTAGTTGCTTACAAGAAAGACCTGGTTGTTAGTAGCATTGGCGTGTTTAAAGATAGCGATTTTTTAAAGGAAGTGGAACGGGTAGCGGGGTCTGTAGGTGCGCAAGTTTTCTTGCCATCTGGCGCAATTGGCGGATTAGACGTATTGCAATCGGCTAAAGCAACTGGGGGCTTAAAACAAGTTCGAATCACGACACGAAAGTCACCTGCATCTCTTGGTATCGAAGCAGACGAAGAGGAAGTGATATTCGAAGGTTCTGCTTATCAAGCTGTCGAGAAGTTTCCAAAAAACGTTAATGTGGCAATGACGCTCGCACTTGCTGGAATTGGTTTTGAAAAAACCATCGTACGGATTATTGTCGATCCGGACGTTGTGCGAAATACGCATACCATCGAAGCGATAGGGGATTTTGGACGGATTGAATTAACCGTCGAAAACAATCCGATGCCAAACAATCCGAAGACTAGTCTTCTTGCGGCATTAAGTGTTTTGGCAGTGTTGCAGAACAAAGACAAGGCGTTACGCATTGGGAATTGAATGCAAGCAACTATCAGTGCAACGGCTAAAATAAAAACGATTATACCTTTTTTTCCAGTAGTAGCTAGTTTAAGTGGAGACTTTTAATATATTGGGATTTACTTTTGAGTTGATGGAATTTGTTTTCAGTTTGACAGCTGTGACTAAACTAAAAAACTTGAAAAGAAAGTTTTTGAGATAGAGAAAAAATCTTGAATAATGTCTCATTGAGTATTTTTCTTATTGAATACATAGTCACCGCTTGAAGTGGAATTTAAAATTCTTCGAAAGAAGGTCATAGCCATGGTGATTTTTCAAGTTCTTTTAAGAGGAGGAATTCCATTAGTCATTATGGGTGGAATTGCTTTGTTGCTTTATCTTCAAGGACAGTATAGGGATGCTGAAAGTACTTTTTGGGTTAGTTTGATCTCGTTTTTCGTTGGTGCCACATCTGTAATTTACAGTATTGATAGATGGAGTCTAACTAAACAAAGCATTATTCACTTTTGCATAATGCTAGTTACTGTTTTACCTATTCTTTTGTTCAGTGGCTGGTTTGAAATTTCGACAGGTTTTGATGTTTTAAAGGTATTCTGTGTGTTTCTATTGTCTGGAATCGGTTTATGGTCATTCTTCATAATGAGTATCAAGCTTTTCTCTCGCCATTGACTACAATAGCAATACTGCAAAATAACAACCAGGTATTAAGAATTAACATAATCAAATACTAAGGAGTGGATTAGGTGGAGACGTTTGCAATTTTGGGATTTACTTTTGGAATGACAGGATTCTCTTTCGGCCTGATTGGATTTATTTTAAGTACTACAGCAACGAGTAAACTAACCAAACTGGAAAAGAGATTGGAGGATTTGGAGAAAAAAACTTGAGGCTTTCTTAAAGAGCAAACTTACTAGTAAGCAAGCCCAAACAGGTATAAATGGATTTATACCTGTCTATTGATAGAAAACTGAAAGTGATAATAAAAAACTCCAGTCGCCTAGTTAAAGCAGGGGACTGGAGTTTTTCTACCTATAGATAAAAGAGTACTTACATTAAAAAGATGTTTCAAAATGAGTTAATCTCGCATTGATTTATCATGCCTCTTATCTGAGTCTTTTTCGTCTTGTTAATACTGAATGATATCAGCGAATACAACGAAGATGCCGCCAATGACAAACCAAATGAGGATTAACGGCCAAATAAATTTAACCCATTTTTCATAGGGTACACCTGATGCCGCCAAATAAGCCATCAGCGTCGAACCGGTCGGGAAAATTAAATTTGTGAAACCGTCACCGAGTTGAAACGCCAAAACGCCTGTCTGTCGAGACATACCAATCAAATCACCTAATGGTACCATAAGCGGCATTGTAGCAGCTGCTTGTCCAGATCCTGAATTAATGAAGAAGTTAGTTATAGTTTGTGCTACATAAATACCGAGTACTTGGACTGCATCCGGCAAAAAGACGATAACGCTTGCTAATCCGTTAATGACTGAGTCGATGATCATTCCTTCTTCAAGTGCAACTGGAATCGCCATGGCAATCCCAACTATCAATGCACCCAGTGTAAAGGCTTTTGCCCCGAGGATAAATTCTTCTGCAATCCGACTTGGCCCCATTTTTGCACAAAGACCGGCAATAATACCAATGGCAAGGAACAAAGCGGCAATATCGTTGATATACCATGCTTTCGTTGAAACTCCCCAAACGAGGACACCAAGACCTAAAATGACTGTCAGTAGGACAAAATATTGTCTTGTTTGGAACCGACCTGATTCAAGAGGTAGTTCTTCTACCGATCGGTTTTGCTCCATTTCTAGAACGATGCTTTTGCTCGGATCTTTTTTGATCTTTTGCGCGTAGCGGATTAAGAACAAGCTTGAGGATACAAGCAGCACTACAAGTACGATTATTCTGAGCCACATGCCCGAATAGAGCGGAAGTTCAGCTATTCCTTGGGCGACACCCACATTAAAGGGGTTCATGAGTCCAGCAATAAATCCACAGTAGACACCAATCAAAACCATCGATACACCTGTAATTGCGTCATAACCGAGTGACCGAGCAAGCGCAATCGCCAGTGGTACGAGGGCCATTCCTTCTACCGTCATACCAATCGTAAAGCCGCCAACAGAAAATAGTAGTAGAAACAAGGGGATAATAAGGATTTCCTTATTGCCGAGTGCACCTGTCACTTTTCGTACTACTGCGTCAAAGACACCTGTAGCTGTAATAATCTGGAACGCGCCTCCCACCACAAAGATGAAAAGAATGATGTCGCTGGCTTCGTTTAACCCTGTGATGAAGAGACCTGGAACTTCAAAAATTCCCACTGGGTTTTGTTCAGCCGTTTGATACGTACCCGCTTCTACCAGTGTTCTTCCGGTTTCTGGATCTTCCACTCGATCAAATTCTCCAGCTGGAATCACATAAGTTGAAAGTG includes these proteins:
- a CDS encoding DUF3021 family protein, yielding MVIFQVLLRGGIPLVIMGGIALLLYLQGQYRDAESTFWVSLISFFVGATSVIYSIDRWSLTKQSIIHFCIMLVTVLPILLFSGWFEISTGFDVLKVFCVFLLSGIGLWSFFIMSIKLFSRH
- the nadX gene encoding aspartate dehydrogenase, coding for MKIGIIGTGNIAAYLLEQVNSNQMVEGKVIAVFGRNQKVGSHLSEQFGVDFHTDIHEFLETPLDIVVEAATIEVAGLYAKEVVAYKKDLVVSSIGVFKDSDFLKEVERVAGSVGAQVFLPSGAIGGLDVLQSAKATGGLKQVRITTRKSPASLGIEADEEEVIFEGSAYQAVEKFPKNVNVAMTLALAGIGFEKTIVRIIVDPDVVRNTHTIEAIGDFGRIELTVENNPMPNNPKTSLLAALSVLAVLQNKDKALRIGN
- a CDS encoding YfcC family protein — protein: MARSTSTDKGPNNIGIRRFFKVPHVFVLLFIIVIIAALSTYVIPAGEFDRVEDPETGRTLVEAGTYQTAEQNPVGIFEVPGLFITGLNEASDIILFIFVVGGAFQIITATGVFDAVVRKVTGALGNKEILIIPLFLLLFSVGGFTIGMTVEGMALVPLAIALARSLGYDAITGVSMVLIGVYCGFIAGLMNPFNVGVAQGIAELPLYSGMWLRIIVLVVLLVSSSLFLIRYAQKIKKDPSKSIVLEMEQNRSVEELPLESGRFQTRQYFVLLTVILGLGVLVWGVSTKAWYINDIAALFLAIGIIAGLCAKMGPSRIAEEFILGAKAFTLGALIVGIAMAIPVALEEGMIIDSVINGLASVIVFLPDAVQVLGIYVAQTITNFFINSGSGQAAATMPLMVPLGDLIGMSRQTGVLAFQLGDGFTNLIFPTGSTLMAYLAASGVPYEKWVKFIWPLILIWFVIGGIFVVFADIIQY